The genomic stretch AATCGCCGTCACCTGCGGGTGGTTTCCCCGTGTTCCGGGTCCGGAGTCACTCCTCGCCGGGAGAGCCGGTGGGACCCGGAGGAGCCCGGGTATTCAGGACACGCTCGATGATCTTCGACGAACTGGCAAGCGATCCGGGATACCCGGGTATCCTGACGACCTCCGCATCGAGCCCTCGTTCCCGGAGCCTCTGCCGGAGATGCTCCTCATCGAAGTGCTGGTTAAACCCAAGCGTGATGATCTCGGGCCGGATCTCCGCTATCGGCCGGAACATATCGTGGAGGTCACCGAGGAGCGCATGGTCGACCGGCTTTAATGCCCGGACCATCCGGAGCCGCTGGTCTTCGGGGAGGATCGGCCGCGGCTTATGCTTCACGTTCGCGTCCCGCGCCACGATCACGGAGAGCTCGTCGCCGAGGTTCCGCGACTCCTCAAGGTAGTAGAGGTGTCCGGGGTGGAGGATGTCGAACGTCCCCGTTGCGACCACGCGGATCACTCGACCACCTCGAGGTGTGTCGCGCTGCCGTCCGCCCGGTAGCACCGCCAGTCCCGCTTCCCGTAGGGGTAGCCGACGATGATGTGGTACCGCCCCACCGTGGGGAAGAACCTGAGATCCGCCGCCGACGGGGAGAGGACGCCGTTCGGGTGGCTGTGGGCGCTGCCGGCCTGGTGGGTGTCCAGCGGGAGCATACCGATGAAGAACGAGGCGCTCTCTTCCCCGACGATGGTGCCGGGAACCAGGTCGAGGTCCCGGATAACGCCGTCCCGTTCCCGCAGCACGGCAACGAACTCGTCCGGATAGTGTTCCTTGCCGAGCTCGAGGAGCATCGCAAGCAGATCCCTGCTGATCCCGCGTATGACCATTCTTCTGAATAGTAGGGAAGGAGGGGACATAAGTCCTCGCGTTGAAGATACATGCCCGGGCCGCGGGGGTCTTCGCGGAAAAAGGATCGGTTAAGGGATAACCCGTTGTTTTTCTGCCGGGGCCTCCGGGGTTATGTTCCCGGTCACATTCTCAACCAGGGTTACGTTCTCCACCGGGGTTATGTTCCCCTCAACGGTGACGTTCACCGTCTCGAACGCAAGCGGGATGAGCGGGGTGTGGTCGTTGTTGACGGCCTGGACCGAGAAGTTGTGCTCGCCCGCCGTCACGTTCTCCCAGGTGTGGGTGAGGTTCGTCGAGATGACGTAGCCGCCGGTCTTGGGGATAGCAGGCGCGCTCTCGTTCGTCGGCACCACGGCATCCAGGTAGTAGTGCAGGTGCCCCTCGCCCGGCGCGTTCGGCTGCCCGGTCGGCTCAACCAGCGTGAAGTTCGTGACGTTCACGCTCACCGTGACGTTCCCGGCAGCGACGCTGGCGCCCTCCATGGGTTCGACGATGGTGATGTTCGCTTCAGTGGTCGGGGTCACGTTCTCTGCCGGGATGAGACCCTCCGGAACGAGAACCATATCGATGACGTGGACGATGCCGTTCTCGGCGGCAACGTCGGCAGTGACGATTGTGGCGTTCTCTACGGTGAGGTTGCCGTCGACCGCAGTGACGTTGATCGTGTTCCCGGCAAGCGTATCAAGAGTCGTCATGTTCCCGGTGGTGTTTGCTGCCGCCATCAGGTCTTCTACGGTATAGTTCCCCTCCACCACATGATGCATCAGCAGGGCGTCAAGCATCTCCGTATCGTTGAAAATCGTCGTAAGAGTCTCGTTGCCGAGAGCCTCAAATGCGGCGTCGTCCGGGGCAAAGACCGTGTACGGGCCGCCGCTGGTAAGCACCATCTTCGCGACGCTTGCTCTATCCAGGGCATCCGCAAAGGTGGTCAGGTTCGCCTCGCCGGCGATCAGGTCGACCAGCGTCATGTTCAACGGCTCCTCGCCCGGGGTCAGGTTCCCGGTCGGCGTCGGGGTTACGTTCTCACCCGGCTCGACCATCATCCCCCCCGGGACGACGATCACGACCCCCTGCATGGGTGTCCGCCGCGTCGAGGCGTTGAGCGTACAGCCGTACGGATAGGTTCCCATATCGGCAAACGTGTAGTTGAACGTCTGGTTCTGCTCTATCGGCCCGGAGTCGAAGAGCCCGCCCGTGCTGGTGACGGTATGGCTTACCTCATCGTAGTCCGTCCAGGTTACCGTTGTATTGCCCTCGACCGTGAGCGAGGCGGGAACGTAATCCCCACCGCGTATATCGACGTCGGCGGTCGCCGCGAGAACCGGCAGGGCAACGAGCCCGATAGCCAGGACGGCTGCGATCCCGAGGATGGTTGAATTCATTCTCATGCAATCTCACCACAGTTACGTGTCCTGGCAGGGAGAACAGCCGCGATCATCCCGGAAGAGAACCGGGATGGTTCGGCACCGCTCGCCGCTGCCACGGGAGGGGAAAATAAGCACGCAGTTATATAAGTATTGTCATAAAATTCGGGATCGACACCCCCGGTCGTCCTCACACTCCAGATATGAGAAACTCCGGGAACGGGCCGCTCAGAACGGCCCGTCCTGTTCGAAGCTCCTGCTCATCCGGATGGCGAGTTCCGCCTTGAAGAGTTCTTTTCCGAGGTAGGCGGCGTGGTCGAGCCGGGAGAGGCTCCCGTTTGAAAGAAGCGTGTAAAAGACATCTTCCCACCGCTCTCCCCGCACGGCGCGACCCCTATGGACGGCAACGATCGAATCCCCTTCGATACCGATCCGGATGCAACCCAGGGGGTCGTAGACGATCTCGCCCGGCATGGGGAGTGCATCCTCGATGTTCCCGTACTCCAGCGGCGGTTCGCGACGCCGCCGCTTCTCCTTCAGGATCAGGAGGTCGAGCCCCAGATCCTTGGGGTACGGGCGATCCGTCGCGAGGGCCATCATCTCGGTTGCCCGCCGCATCTCCGCGATAGATCCGACTGTCTTGTCGCTGTGCTCGCTCGTGAAGACGACGGCGGCCCCGACCTCGTGCGCCATCCCGGCGAGCAGGGCGTTCGCCCCCGGAGAGTCGGCGTCGAGCAGTTCCACAACGTTGCCCGCCCCGAAGAAGAGCGGACAGCGAGCATCGGCAAACCCGGCGAGCGATTCCGTGAGCCCGGAACCCACCGGCTGAAGGAGGGGATCGGCGATCAGGCAGCGGATCCCGGCCTCCTCTGCAGCGGCAAGGTTCTCTTCAAGCGTTCGCTCACGCGGCACCACGACCGCTGCCGCCCCGGCATCCGCGACCGCCCGCCCGACGGCGGGGATATTCCCCTCGTGCAGGGAGAGCACCAGGTCGGCGCGGAAGAGCGCCGCCGCGATGAGATCGGGGTCCTGTGTATCGACGGCAAGCGGCCCCTCGACCCCCGCGAGGGAGGAGAAACACCGCGCGACGTCGTCCGGGGTCGCGTCGAACCCGAACCCCAGGTCGACGATATCCGCCCCGTCGGCAAAGAACCGTCGGACGTCGGCGAGGAGATCGTCGCGCCTGTGCGCATCCATGATC from Methanoculleus chikugoensis encodes the following:
- a CDS encoding Mov34/MPN/PAD-1 family protein, translated to MVIRGISRDLLAMLLELGKEHYPDEFVAVLRERDGVIRDLDLVPGTIVGEESASFFIGMLPLDTHQAGSAHSHPNGVLSPSAADLRFFPTVGRYHIIVGYPYGKRDWRCYRADGSATHLEVVE
- a CDS encoding fasciclin domain-containing protein, producing MRMNSTILGIAAVLAIGLVALPVLAATADVDIRGGDYVPASLTVEGNTTVTWTDYDEVSHTVTSTGGLFDSGPIEQNQTFNYTFADMGTYPYGCTLNASTRRTPMQGVVIVVPGGMMVEPGENVTPTPTGNLTPGEEPLNMTLVDLIAGEANLTTFADALDRASVAKMVLTSGGPYTVFAPDDAAFEALGNETLTTIFNDTEMLDALLMHHVVEGNYTVEDLMAAANTTGNMTTLDTLAGNTINVTAVDGNLTVENATIVTADVAAENGIVHVIDMVLVPEGLIPAENVTPTTEANITIVEPMEGASVAAGNVTVSVNVTNFTLVEPTGQPNAPGEGHLHYYLDAVVPTNESAPAIPKTGGYVISTNLTHTWENVTAGEHNFSVQAVNNDHTPLIPLAFETVNVTVEGNITPVENVTLVENVTGNITPEAPAEKQRVIP
- a CDS encoding DUF4346 domain-containing protein; translation: MRILLPTGSATVGIVKSAAERFRDRYEIDVVITGEIASFLAPGELRRLLAGSNYDMAIVSGMCTASFADVERETGVPVYRGPRHAADLVPVLSVLETAPLSKTVPADEFLAETRREEACRRVALREAEAEPDFIVRGVKVGGGSRMKVLAEIMDAHRRDDLLADVRRFFADGADIVDLGFGFDATPDDVARCFSSLAGVEGPLAVDTQDPDLIAAALFRADLVLSLHEGNIPAVGRAVADAGAAAVVVPRERTLEENLAAAEEAGIRCLIADPLLQPVGSGLTESLAGFADARCPLFFGAGNVVELLDADSPGANALLAGMAHEVGAAVVFTSEHSDKTVGSIAEMRRATEMMALATDRPYPKDLGLDLLILKEKRRRREPPLEYGNIEDALPMPGEIVYDPLGCIRIGIEGDSIVAVHRGRAVRGERWEDVFYTLLSNGSLSRLDHAAYLGKELFKAELAIRMSRSFEQDGPF
- a CDS encoding adenylyltransferase/cytidyltransferase family protein, yielding MIRVVATGTFDILHPGHLYYLEESRNLGDELSVIVARDANVKHKPRPILPEDQRLRMVRALKPVDHALLGDLHDMFRPIAEIRPEIITLGFNQHFDEEHLRQRLRERGLDAEVVRIPGYPGSLASSSKIIERVLNTRAPPGPTGSPGEE